The genome window CAATCCCGGCGCCAAGAAAGCGATCCGCAAGATCGCCGCGCGTACCGAAGTGAACAAGTCGCGCCGCACCCGCGTCCGCACCTTCCTGCGCAAGTTTCAGGAAGCCGTGACGGGTGGCGACGCCGAGGCCGCCAGGGGCGCTTTCGTCGAGGCCCAGTCCGAGCTGATGCGCGCCGTCACCAAGGGCGTGGTTCACAAGAATACGGGCTCGCGCAAGGTGTCTCGCCTGCATGCCCAGCTGAAGAAAATGTCGGCCGCCTGATCCAGGCGATCGCGGGCTCCGTCACGGGTCTGACACACGAAAAACAAACGATTTCAACGGCGAGTGAGCACCAGCTGACTCGCCGTTTCGCCGTGTCCGGATAAGTTATTTCAAGGGAATCCACACTCGCCGAACGGGCGAAACCGGGATTTTCTCAAGCGGGATTTACCT of Brevundimonas subvibrioides contains these proteins:
- the rpsT gene encoding 30S ribosomal protein S20, with protein sequence MANNPGAKKAIRKIAARTEVNKSRRTRVRTFLRKFQEAVTGGDAEAARGAFVEAQSELMRAVTKGVVHKNTGSRKVSRLHAQLKKMSAA